TATGCAAACACACTGGCGAAATCGATCACTTTTGTCAAGGAAAAAAATCACAAGATCCAAGGGTCTTTCGTCTGTTCTGCCTGGTAAGGTTATCCGTATCACACCCTTCAGATTCTTCAATTTTTTAAGCTTTTGCTTTTGGCGTTTCAGTCACCATTTAGATCTACTAAAAACCTAAACCTGAAGCACACATAAGTGGGAAAACATATCTTTGTTTCTCAATTTCACAAAGCTTGGCTGTGTTTTTGGTACAGTTTATAAATCTCCTTgagccaagaagaagaaggtaaacactgatctatttttttcatgtttcccaattttcaaaaatatgcgACACAAGtgtaaatttagatttaaatttctgattttgtCGACACATCAAAGCAACTNNNNNNNNNNNNNNNNNNNNNNNNNNNNNNNNNNNNNNNNNNNNNNNNNNNNNNNNNNNNNNNNNNNNNNNNNNNNNNNNNNNNNNNNNNNNNNNNNNNNNNNNNNNNNNNNNNNNNNNNNNNNNNNNNNNNNNNNNNNNNNNNNNNNNNNNNNNNNNNNNNNNNNNNNNNNNNNNNNNNNNNNNNNNNNNNNNNNNNNNNNNNNNNNNNNNNNNNNNNNNNNNNNNNNNNNNNNNNNNNNNNNNNNNNNNNNNNNNNNNNNNNNNNNNNNNNNNNNNNNNNNNNNNNNNNNNNNNNNNNNNNNNNNNNNNNNNNNNNNNNNNNNNNNNNNNNNNNNNNNNNNNNNNNNNNNNNNNNNNNNNNNNNNNNNNNNNNNNNNNNNNNNNNNNNNNNNNNNNNNNNNNNNNNNNNNNNNNNNNNNNNNNNNNNNNNNNNNNNNNNNNNNNNNNNNNNNNNNNNNNNNNNNNNNNNNNNNNNNNNNNNNNNNNNNNNNNNNNNNNNNNNNNNNNNNNNNNNNNNNNNNNNNNNNNNNNNNNNNNNNNNNNNNNNNNNNNNNNNNNNNNNNNNNNNNNNNNNNNNNNNNNNNNNNNNNNNNNNNNNNNNNNNNatcaatacaatactaaaaggaggATATGAGCTCCATTGAGCCTATCCACGTAGGATCAGAAATTCAAACCAATCAAATTGTCTTAAGATGCCATGTCAGcttagtaaaaaaaatctaactttaCGATGGcgattccttcttcttcttctacgcCTTTCCAATGTCTCTATCCAACTTCTGAGCGGTTCAAAGTTTTCTTCCATGATCTGCCATTAATTTGTCCTATTATTGATTTTTCAAAACAGTAGTATTAACATCACGAAACTCTCTCCTTCTTCTACTTTCTCACTCAATAGACAATAGTCTATATAAGATGGTTGCATCCAATAatataagttttcaaaaaagttcTATTGAGGGCAACCAAAACTCGGCTTCTGTCGATCTCAGAGATCCAACCCGAAAAACAAAGCTGCAGAGAGATTTCAAGCAAAGATTCACTGATATCTTCCTAGCTTGCTCTTCCACCTCTTCTGGTACGTATTTCCTGCTCTCCAATTTCTTCATTGCGGTCATTTCTCCACCTTCACCAATTGCGATCACGTTAAATAGGTTGATTTGGAAAGGGATCCCGCTGGTATTGAGGCAAAAGGTCTGCCAAGAAAGTCACGCCCGCAACACAGCGATAGAGAAATTGGAGTTTGATTTTATTCAGAGTCtcattttttattgttcttCAGGAAGATTGATTTACAATATTTGATTTTCACTTAATTTTCTAGGTTATATTGGTATTGTTTTTAGCTGGTTCTAAGCTCTGTTTCATGTTGTAATTTTATGTATTCTCAAAAGCGTTGTGAAAGAAAAAGCGTTATTTTTTAGCTGCTAGAGCTTCAAGAACAGAGAATCAAATATGGTTGGAATACTTTCTGAACCTAAAGAACCAACAGTTGGTATTAGAGAGATACACTACTTCCAATTCAATCCAGTCCACTTATATCTATAGTAATGGAGACAGGCACCGAGTAAGCAAAAGGAGCTCCAGAAAAGGTACCTAAAAACTGATTTTGTTTCACTGCactttaaattttagtattgtattttcttttcaatGATTTAACCTGTAAAACCTTTTACTTTTGATGATATTCAGATTCTTGATATGTGCAAGTGCAACACAAGAGCTGATCTGAGGAACAGAGTCCACTTAGCAATTGATAAGTACACTGAGCCTGGACTGAGGTCATTAGCTGTTGCAAGATGGCTCTACGtgagaaaaccaaaaataagcTCTGGTGGTCCATGTGAATTCATTGGTCTGTTACCTTTGTTTGGTCTTCCGAAATATGATAATGCATACACCATTAGAAGAGCTTCAGACTTCGGTGTCAACATCCAGATGATCACTGGTTACTATCTGTGTATTTACTTCTCACTTTGGCTTTAATCTTATGCTGTATTGGTTTTCTTATAGGTGACAAACTTGCTATTTCCAAATAGACTCGACGTATGCTCGGTATGGGATGAAACATGTATCCATCAGCATCAGCTTCTCTACTTAGCAATCACAAAGACGAAAGCCTAGCTGCTGTTCCTGTTGAACAGTTGATTGAGACAGTTGATGGCCAACATCACAGCACTATTTCATAAAGATATGTTAACACAGTTGACAAGACCCAGTGCGTATAATTTCATAAAGATATGTTAACCACATGTCTACAAGTACTCTAAGTGTATAATATTTTTGCTATCAATGAGTATAATTTCATTATCTTTTTATCATCCCTTACTATTGTATCCTTCTTTGGTTTTGCTTTCAGATTCATCCAGCAAAAGCTAGGAGGTCCTTCAGTTTCTGATTACAAGAAGCTTCAATCTGAGAAGTCTGATCTTCAAATAAAGTACTATGAGTTTTTTGCTAAACATCAAGGAACGTTGAGAGAGGTATCCCGTCCTAACTTGAATATAAAAGTTTATTGGTACACCATATATAGTTGATTTGCACATGATTACACGCTTATGTAGTTCCTTATAGTGGCTCTACAATAACTTTCTCCACCACCCATAATCTTAAACATATTGATTCATCTTTGATAAACTGAAACTACTTGGGACCAATGATATCGAGTAGCTAACTCTCTCTGTAGCTAAGATTTGTCATGATTATTATTGATAGGAGcccatagaaaatgtttaaatgtGTTTGGCATATTATATGTGTGATTAATGTTGCAGTTAGATGGAAGTGAAAAGCTTGCATTCTCGAAGAATTCCATAGCTCCGACCAGAAATTCATTAGCCAAGTGATGATTATGTTGTGAGAGAGGAAGTCACAACTCAGGGTTGAAGTCTTCCAGGAGATCAAAACTCTGCCTCTCTATGGTGACATAGTAAAGCTTCAGCTCATTCTTGCTGATCTTCTGCGCAACATTGTGAATCATGTCCCGTTTCCAGATAGTTGGGTAGGAATCAAGATCTCATCAAGCCACAAGCTTGCACAcgaaaatgatcatatatccATCTCCAGTTCAGGTATAAACGTCCACTGAAACATGCAACTCAACCATTTTCACAAAACAATGCAGCTGTTTTGCAGATTTTTGAGTGTTTTTAACTTGAGAGTTTGATGTTGTTTTAATGGTAGGATGATACATCCTGGAAATGATTTCTTTCAGAGATACTAAGTGATATGTTTGAGACATGAGATGGATGGGTCACGCCTGATGGCTTATGACTTAAGCAGATGAATGGTAGTGTGAGTTATGTTAGAGAAGACGAACGTTGTTTCTTTCAAGTGGATCTTCAAGTTAAGACAAGGTTAGGTGTTGCGACCATAGGAACAGAGGCTGGTTCAAGCATACAATAGAGATTCTGAGTTACAAAggcatatataaaatttgacgATGGATTTAGAACTATGGATttaacttttacttattttaacgTTAAACCCATTATGGCCCAACAAAATATTGAACAtaaattttgtttctctttttccaAACAAAGTAGAACTTTATTGATCTTTTAAAACACAAATTCATATTACAAGTTTggaataaccaaacaaaaacaataccAATAGACAAAATTTTCgaaaaacatattattacatAAGTACATATATGTGCCTTTTACTGAAGTCGATAAAACAAGGGAATTTGACGATGCttcacaaaattaaaattaacttattATAAACAGCTACaactaaacaaacaaatcaCTCCACAATATTTCCTATTACTTTATCAAAGTATTACAATAAAGGCAGACTCTATCTTATATCTCCCCTATAATTCAAACAAAAAGCTATATGTACTAAAACCTAAAATCAGCTAACTTATATCTCCCATTAAGGGATCCATCGCAGCAACATATACAGACCCTCCGGAATACGCATCACGACACACTGCGTAATTGTTTCAAAAGTCCGTGTAATTTCACCCATTTCTTACTGCAACGTCAACATTTCATGCGAACCTTTTAACTTGACGTCTAAGGAACCGTTTCTCTCTAATCCCAACTCTCACCGATTGTTAGGAAATTACATGAATCATTGTCAACAACCCCGCGCTTGAGAAATATGTTGGCCATCAACTTCCTCATTTTCACAGTATCAAATCAATATTGTATAGCCGTAAATTAATTATACAAATGGAATTATTTATCATTTGAAATAGACAATGCAAAAAGCCTGTATATATGTCAGTTTGTATATTTTGTAGAGAGGgcaaaaattgaaaatgtaaaatcaataatactaaatacataaaaaagttttaaattaaatgtagatttaacaattttttatatgaaacaaaagattTTAGCTGAAACTTAAGAATATTGACTATTCATCACTTTTcgttaattttaataataaataaacaataaagagTGTGGGGTTGATTGGTTGTtctgtagtttttgtttttgtttttactttagaAAATAAGCTGTGAATTTTTTTGCTtcggttttaattgttttgctatatatttattttcaaagcactaaataaaatctttagaaaagttgattttgaaaactaaaatattacttttttaaaaaaactttatactgtatctttaatttttaaaaaaaattagagaaaaatgGATGTCTAAAACATTTACCAACATTACCAATCAACCCTTGAgtttattaatttcaaattcgTTGgacaacataataaattaatttccgtattattacttatatttttggtagtcaattttgaaataatattttgaaataatatatatacatgcttttataaaaaataaactagctaagattaattaaaaattataagaaaaaatttaaccgggcgtagcccgggcaaAGACCctagtgtttataaatttataactagGAGTCTTCTTCGGTCATTACAATAACATGACTGAATTGGGATATCCTTTGTTAAAGAACATACTGCTGaacaacttatatatttttatatccactaaagttataagaatataatataGGCTCAGCTcagttattaaatattttagagacCAATgtaatgatattaataataaaaatatattataaataatgtatataatattttaatgtattactaaaatacaaaaataattgtaaagaaaattgataaagataaaattaaaaacaatgtttatattttttatttttttagttgagACATTGAATGAAAGTTGTTAAATGCTTCAATACTAAAATAAGATCTTATTTCAAAAACACAATAGACATTATAactatctttaaaaaaaatactcataGAAAGGCAGTCTTCAACATATAAACTTATGATAAATATTAGTTTATCAAGTTAAGAAATAACAAAGTAATAACCAAGTTATCACCATTTAATTTTTggtgttaatatattatataattttggttgaattagtaaaatatttaaaattttcatagaatttttgaaattataaaatttatgataaatagaaatttaatatatttaaaatcattctTTGCGCGTAACGCAGCCAACAActctaattattataataatttaattttaatgatttttggtTAAGAATGAGCGTTGCTAATGGACGAGTGAAGCACGTGACTCTCACGCGCAACCAGTATCCCATTTGGCGTGTACGTGAGCGAGACTCGGTAAGTATTTAAACAACATTTTCACTCAAAGAATCATCATATAGCTTTGGTTGATGTGACCGACGCCGAATCGGTGCTTCGGCTCTGTAGCGCCAATTAGAAACAGCCACGTTGCTAATCAAATTCACATCAAACGTACGGTCTCGTTCGTAACGAGTCAGTCGCTAATGCATTTAGAAGCGGCgctttaatagtttattttttactgtttttttaaagattttgtaaCCTTCCTTGCCATTAAAACTCTTTCTTCTTTGAATGGAAAAaatcttttccttttattttcttcttcaatgttTCGTTGAAATCATGTCTGTTAAATTGTGCAGCTGAGTCCAGGGTTCTTATCTGAgctgtttttgttattctatCTGACAAGTGATGCtgctactctctctctctctctctctaacctgtttttgttttttttatctgttcATGACTTGAGTCACTCctctgtttgattttgtttctctGATATTAGGGTTGTTCTTAATAAACTGTATATTGATTCAACAACCTGTGTAACCACACTCgttttgatattaatttaagATTGCATAAAcattaaaagttttgattttttttttttggttattgaaATTGGATTTAGGCAGGTGGAGTTTTGATGAACATGGAAGCTGTTGTTACTGACAATGGAGTCAATCTCAAGCATAATGGTCTAATGGAAACTAAACCGGAGAAGGAGAAACCGGTTAAGCCAACAAGTTTGAGCAGTGGTTCAgacacagaagaagaagaagaagagagaagtgTGGGATCTCTGAAGCGAGTGTCTAATAAAAAACGCAAACGGTCTATTGCTGATGAAGGTAGAGTGGCTAAGACCAAATCTTCAAGAGAGAAGAGAcgcaaagaaaaaataaatggtGATGAAAAGAAACTGAAGCAGAGAAGCTCTGTGAAAAGAAGAGCTAAAACGaagaaagaagacaaggaaCGTGAACGTGAACAAGAACTGAAACTAGTTCCTTTCATCGAGCCAACAGATGCTGGTAACAGTTCTGACTCAGATTCTCATGTGAAAAACGAAAACTTCAAGGACTGCAGAAGCATGACAAGAAGTTTAAGGGTAACAACATTGTTCTTGCATTACCTGATAATTGTACTGTCTGAAATTCATTGTGTTCTTTCTTCCCTCCCTCTTTACACAGGCTGCTTTGGGAGAACTTGCGATTTGCCATCAATGCTCCAAAGGAGAAAGAAGATTTCTTTTCATTTGCACTTTTTGTGAAGAGAAGTTGTATTGTTTCCCATGTATCAAGAAATGGTATCCTCATTTGTCATATGATGATGTCATTGAGAAATGTCCTTTTTGCCGTGGAACTTGCAACTGTGACATATGCTTGCAGTCAAGTGGATTAATCGAGGTATAATGATTgcatttatatgttattttttttccttcttattAATAAGATTCACAAGATTGATATGTGTCTTCTTTGTCTTACAGACATCAAAGAGGAAGCTCGGTGATCACGAAAGATTCCATCACCTCCAGTACTTGATTGGATCAATGCTTCCTTTCCTGAAAATGTTATGCAAAGCGCAAGATGAAGAGATTGAAACCGAGGCAAAGATTCAAGGTATATATAGATCTTCTGCTACTATATTAACTAGGTAAAGAACCGgaactcattttataaaaataaatatgccataatttataaatttaatctcTCTTATATAAACTGTTTACAATTGCTTTTGAAGAAATACATGTGTTACAAAATTATCTTACGTGCAAAACTATATTCATTTATTGAAAATgctaaaaatctatattttgtttatatgttttggTTGTAATAAAATTAGAAGTATATTATCTTTGGTACAAGCTAACATGTTGTTATGTTCTATATAGGACTAATGACTTCTCAAATTGATGTATCCGAGACTCTATGCTCAAACGAAGAGAGAGTCTTTTGGTAAGAGTTATGTGACAAATCTATATACCACTTGTTTTTTTATAACTGAAGTATCATTTGTGGTGATGCAGTAACCACTGTGCAACTTCAATCGTTGACTTGCATCGAAGCTGCCCAAAATGCTCTTATGAACTCTGTCTCAGCTGCTGCCAAGAGATCCGTGGAGGGCTGTTTTCAGAACGTCCGGAGTTGAAGTTGAATTTTGTTTATAGAGGCAGCAGATATATACATGGTGAAGATGCAGAACCAAGCTCATCTTCTGTTCTTGAGGATGAAGCTAATGATGATAAACCGTCTATTAAGTGGAATGCTGATGATAACGGGAGCATAGCGTGCGCTTCAAAAGACCTTGGCGGTTGCGGTGACTGTGTCTTGGAGCTGAAACGTATCTTACCGTTAACTCGGATGTCGGATTTGGAGAAAAGGGCAGAGACGTTCTTAGCTTCTTGCAGCGTCAAGTCTCTGACAGTGTCTAACTGCAGATGTGATTCTGATTTTGAGATGAGTACGATGAGGAAAGCAGCTTCGAGAAACAGTTCAAATGACAACAACCTCTACTCTCCTGATTCTTTCGACGTCCTGAAGCAAGAGGAGCTTCTGCATTTTCAAGATCACTGGCGCAAAGGCGAGCCAGTGATCGTCAGAAACGCGCTTAACAACGCAGCGGGTCTAAGCTGGGAGCCGAAGGTGATGTGGAGAGCGTTATGCGAGAATGTTGATTCAGCGATGTGTATAGATTCTTTAGCTAACTGTGAGGTGAAGATCAAAACTCGTGACTTCTTCGAAGGATACATCAAAGGGAGATCGTACGGTAACTTGTGGCCTGAGATGCTGAAGCTCAAAGACTGGCCTCCTTCGGACAAGTTTGATAACCTTTTGCCACGTCACTGCGATGAGTTCATCTCGGCGTTGCCTTTCCAAGAGTACAGTGATCCTAGATCCGGAGTTCTCAACATTGCTACTAAGCTTCCTGAAGGAGTTCTTAAACCTGATCTTGGTCCTAAGACGTACATTGCGTATGGGAATGCTGATGAGCTTGGAAGAGGGGACTCGGTCACTAAGCTTCATTGTGATATGTCAGATGCAGTAAATATTCTGATGCATACGGCTGAAGTTACACTAACTAAGGAGCAGCTCTCTGCAATAGAAGCTCtgaagaagaaacacaagcaGCAAGATGGGAAGGAGCTTCAAGATCAGAATGATTTTGACAGAGGAGAGATTGTTACTGTTAGTGATGAAGATGGGTTTCATCATGATGAAGCAGGGAGTGCGCTTTGGGACATATTTAGAAGAGAAGATGTTCCAAAGCTTGAGGAGTATTTAAGAAAGCATTGCAAGGAGTTCAGACACACTTATTGTTCTCCTGTGACTAAGGTAATATTAATaaacgtttttttttccagagttttgtgtttatttattgGACTGATGAGGAGTGTTTTTGTTTAGGTTTATCATCCGATTCATGACCAAACGTTGTTCTTAACCGTTGAGCATAAGAGAAAACTCAAGGCCGAGTTTGGTTGGTGCTTGTGACTGTGAGAACTAATCACTTGTGAGTTGTTATGGACATTTTGttcatatgtttttgtttgtgtgttttaaggGATTGAGCCATGGACATTTGTGCAAAAGGTGGGAGAAGCTGTGTTTATTCCTGCTGGTTGTCCTCATCAAGTTCGGAATCTCAAGGTTATTGTTTTATCCACTTACATTTTTctcataatatatttactaataaaACTGACTCTTGTTGTTGTGGGTTATGGAACAGTCTTGCACAAAGGTAGCGGTTGACTTTGTGTCACCAGAGAACATACATGAGTGTCTACGTTTGACTGAAGAGTTTAGACAACTCCCTAAGAGCCATAAAGCCAGAGAAGACAAACTTGAGGTGATTATCATCAGTGGTTAATGGTTATTAATGTTCTTACTTGCTGTTGCTTACTGGTGTTTTactcgtttctttctttctttgtcaTGTGAAACAGATAAAGAAGATGGTGATTTACGCTGTGGAACAATCCTTGAAGGAAATGGAGGCATTATTGCCAGATTTAAGCTAAAAGAAGCTTAAACTTTTGTTGTGACATGGTTCTCAAACCTTGTAATAGCAGGTCTTGTAGATTGTAAAGCTTTGGATGGGGGTCGATTGTAGTTTTCTTTTGATGTT
This window of the Brassica oleracea var. oleracea cultivar TO1000 unplaced genomic scaffold, BOL UnpScaffold00957, whole genome shotgun sequence genome carries:
- the LOC106320549 gene encoding lysine-specific demethylase JMJ25, yielding MNMEAVVTDNGVNLKHNGLMETKPEKEKPVKPTSLSSGSDTEEEEEERSVGSLKRVSNKKRKRSIADEGRVAKTKSSREKRRKEKINGDEKKLKQRSSVKRRAKTKKEDKEREREQELKLVPFIEPTDAGNSSDSDSHVKNENFKDCRSMTRSLRAALGELAICHQCSKGERRFLFICTFCEEKLYCFPCIKKWYPHLSYDDVIEKCPFCRGTCNCDICLQSSGLIETSKRKLGDHERFHHLQYLIGSMLPFLKMLCKAQDEEIETEAKIQGLMTSQIDVSETLCSNEERVFCNHCATSIVDLHRSCPKCSYELCLSCCQEIRGGLFSERPELKLNFVYRGSRYIHGEDAEPSSSSVLEDEANDDKPSIKWNADDNGSIACASKDLGGCGDCVLELKRILPLTRMSDLEKRAETFLASCSVKSLTVSNCRCDSDFEMSTMRKAASRNSSNDNNLYSPDSFDVLKQEELLHFQDHWRKGEPVIVRNALNNAAGLSWEPKVMWRALCENVDSAMCIDSLANCEVKIKTRDFFEGYIKGRSYGNLWPEMLKLKDWPPSDKFDNLLPRHCDEFISALPFQEYSDPRSGVLNIATKLPEGVLKPDLGPKTYIAYGNADELGRGDSVTKLHCDMSDAVNILMHTAEVTLTKEQLSAIEALKKKHKQQDGKELQDQNDFDRGEIVTVSDEDGFHHDEAGSALWDIFRREDVPKLEEYLRKHCKEFRHTYCSPVTKVYHPIHDQTLFLTVEHKRKLKAEFGIEPWTFVQKVGEAVFIPAGCPHQVRNLKSCTKVAVDFVSPENIHECLRLTEEFRQLPKSHKAREDKLEIKKMVIYAVEQSLKEMEALLPDLS